Proteins co-encoded in one Melospiza melodia melodia isolate bMelMel2 chromosome 8, bMelMel2.pri, whole genome shotgun sequence genomic window:
- the NABP1 gene encoding SOSS complex subunit B2 codes for MSAASDTYFLIKDIKPGLKNLNVIFIVLEIGRVTKTKDGHEVRSCKVADKTGSITICVWDEIGGLIQPGDIIRLTKGYASLWKGCLTLYTGRGGELHKIGEFCMVYSEVPNYSEPNSEHVGQNKLAQGEQNNISASSGMGTCTFGPLGNGLQTGPEASGFPFTYNHGHIYAGSGRGNGRGPVNPAPANSVQPLPPAVSNGRDPRRAFKR; via the exons ATGAGCGCGGCGAGCGACACGTATTTCCTTATAAAAGACATAAAACCCGGACTGAAAAACTTAAATGTCATCTTTATTGTGCTGGAGATCG GGCGAGTCACCAAGACCAAGGACGGGCACGAGGTGAGGTCCTGCAAGGTGGCGGACAAGACGGGCAGCATCACCATCTGCGTGTGGGACGAGATCGGCGGCCTCATCCAGCCGGGGGACATCATCCGCCTGACCAAAGG GTACGCATCTCTGTGGAAAGGATGCCTGACGCTTTACACAGGACGAGGAGGGGAGCTGCATAAAATTGGGGA GTTCTGCATGGTGTACTCAGAAGTGCCAAACTACAGTGAACCCAACTCGGAGCACGTCGGGCAGAACAAACTG GCACAGGGTGAACAGAATAATATTTCTGCATCAAGTGGTATGGGTACTTGTACTTTTGGGCCACTGG gaaatggtttACAAACTGGACCTGAAGCAAGTGGATTTCCATTCACGTATAACCACGGCCACATTTATGCAGGTAGTGGGAGAGGCAATGGACGAGGACCTGTAAATCCAGCACCAGCTAACAGTGTTCAGCCTCTTCCCCCTGCTGTCAGTAACGGGAGGGACCCACGCAGGGCCTTTAAGAGATGA